From a region of the Salminus brasiliensis chromosome 4, fSalBra1.hap2, whole genome shotgun sequence genome:
- the cxxc4 gene encoding LOW QUALITY PROTEIN: CXXC-type zinc finger protein 4 (The sequence of the model RefSeq protein was modified relative to this genomic sequence to represent the inferred CDS: inserted 4 bases in 4 codons) produces the protein MSNINTALCIESGQNADVSLLQKDSLQDGGXNQLLDYNAELERYRSFANFYKTNGAFPQTAKIARITTPIFPSARIGVXPWNCDNAMLWGRKSAAINPNRTGVHRNESPRPGKLETLQMANNNFLSTLSPEHCRPLAGXCMNKLKCGAAEAEIMNLPERVGXFSAIPALGGISLPPGVIVMTALHSPAASAAVTDSAFQIANLADCPQNNSSSSASAGNPAKKKRKRCGVCAPCRRLINCGVCSSCRNRKTGHQICKFRKCEELKKKPGSSLR, from the exons ATGTCCAATATAAACACTGCGCTTTGCATCGAGAGTGGACAGAACGCGGACGTCTCGCTCCTACAGAAGGACAGTCTGCAGGACGGTG TTAACCAGCTTTTGGATTACAATGCGGAACTGGAGCGGTACCGGTCTTTCGCAAACTTTTACAAAACCAACGGCGCGTTCCCACAGACTGCCAAAATCGCCCGCATCACGACGCCCATCTTCCCCAGCGCCCGGATCGGCG TCCCCTGGAACTGTGACAACGCCATGCTCTGGGGGAGGAAATCGGCCGCGATAAACCCGAACAGGACCGGCGTGCACAGGAACGAATCCCCGAGGCCGGGGAAGCTGGAGACGCTGCAAATGGCAAATAATAATTTCCTCTCTACCTTATCCCCGGAACACTGCCGGCCTTTAGCCG AATGCATGAACAAGCTGAAATGCGGCGCCGCCGAAGCAGAGATAATGAATCTCCCCGAACGCGTCG CTTTTTCCGCCATCCCGGCTCTAGGGGGCATCTCATTACCTCCCGGGGTCATCGTCATGACAGCCCTTCACTCCCCCGCTGCCTCCGCCGCCGTTACAGACAGTGCGTTTCAAATTGCCAATCTGGCAGACTGCCCGCAGAATAATTCCTCCTCCTCCGCGTCCGCCGGGAACCCCGccaagaagaagaggaaaaggTGCGGGGTGTGCGCCCCCTGCAGGAGGCTCATCAACTGCGGCGTCTGCAGCAGCTGCCGGAACCGCAAGACCGGACACCAAATCTGCAAATTCCGCAAATGTGAGGAGCTCAAGAAGAAGCCTGGATCATCACTGAGGTAA